ATGACCTTTCGCTGCTATCTTTTTCGTACCAGGGCCCTGCAGATTCAGCGCTCGACGATGCAGCGTGCGACATGAAGCTCGGCGATGCACGGCGCGTATTGAAAGAAAAGCGATATACTGAAGCGATTGCGGTACTTGCCGAATTAGTCGACTACCGGCCCGACCGAACCGATGGCCTTTTCGCGATGGTAACGGCACTCGCCCGCCACGGAGACTTTGCCAAAGCGCGTCGCCTGTCGCGCCGGGTCGCCTGGCGAGAACCCCGGCACGCGAAAAATCTTCTGCAGCTTGCAGCGCTCGAGGCCAAAGCCGGTGAGACCGGCAGGGCCCCGCTGCTGGCACAGCGCGCAGCCGATACCGACAGCAACCTCATTGAAAAGGCCAGTAAACTGACTGATCGCCTGCCCGGTTAAAGGCGCGGCTAACGCAGCGGCTCGAATACCTTGAGCTGCTGGTTTTTGCGCACGTTGTTCCACGCGAAGATCTTGCCGTTCATCGCGATGTAGACTCCCGGTGCGAGGGTCTGCGCGCATGCGAGCGCGAAACCAAGGTTGAATGTCGCATCTGATTCGGGCGCCATGTAGGGCACGATTGCGCCGGTGAGCACAATGGTTTTCGCAATGTCCGCTGCCCCCAGCACTGTGGCTGTTTCGACCATGGTGTCGGTACCGTGGGTGACGACGATTTTCAGCTCATCGCATGTTTTGGCATGCTGAAGAATCTGTTGCCGATCGAGATCGGTGAGATAGAGCGAATCTTTGAGAAAGAGAGTCTCGACAACGATATCAGCTTCGTTGCGGCACTGCGCCAGAATCTTGGGCACGTAAGACTCTTGAAAATAGTAGACATCCCCCTCATCGATGCTGTCGACATCGAGAGTGCCACCGGTAGCCAGTATTCTGATCAAATTGCCCCCGAGGGGGTAAATGCCGGTGCGCGAATGAACATGGCAAGATGTTTACGGCGCATGGATCGGTGTCTTCTTAACCCATGCCAAATCGGGCGAATAGGTCTACCTCTGCAGATGTAGCGGAGGCAGTACGCACGGCCCTCATTGCGGCTGCAATCGGGGCATTCGAAGAAGCGGGTATCGCCGGCCTGTGCGCAGAAGGCCGGTTCGAACATGCGGTGGGAGCTATGCGCAGCCTGCGACTGGAAGGTGTTTTCACCAACGCAGACGGGGGGGTCGATACAGAATGAAGCCTGGTGCACCGCTGGCCGAGCGCATGCGCCCGAAGTCGCTCGCCGAATATGTCGGCCAAAAGCACCTCGTCGGTGAAGGTGCGGTGCTGCGCCGGGCCGTCGAGAGCAAGACGTTACCATCGATCATTCTCTGGGGGCCGCCGGGGGTCGGCAAGACGACGCTCGCGAATATTCTCGCAGTTGAACTCAAGCGGCCCTTCTATTCGCTGAGTGCAATCAACTCGGGCGTCAAAGATATTCGCGAAGTGATTGAAAAGGCTTCAGGGGGCGGTCTCTTCACGGAAAAGCCGGTGCTCTTCATCGACGAAATTCACCGCTTTTCAAAGTCGCAGCAAGATTCTTTGCTCGGCGCCGTCGAAACGGGAAAGATTACGCTGATCGGCGCGACGACGGAAAACCCCTCATTTGAAGTCATCTCGGCGCTGCTCTCGCGCTGCCAGGTTTACATTCTGAAAAATCTCGATGAGGCCGATCTGCTGCGACTTCTGCATACGGCGATGGAGAAAGACAGCTTTCTCAAAACCAAACGAATTCAACTCGCTGAAACTGCAGCTCTCTTCAGGCTTTCGGGAGGAGATGCACGGCGGTTACTCAATGTTTTCGAACTCGTTATAGACAACCTTATCGGTGACCCACAGGTCACCGATAAGGTTGTTCTCGAAATCGTGCAGCAAAATCCCGTGCTGTACGACAAAGCGGGCGATAACCATTACGACATTATATCCGCATTTATCAAATCAATCCGCGGCAGCGACCCCAATGGCGCGGTGTATTGGCTCGCGCGCATGGTTGAAGGCGGTGAAGATGCGCTCTTCATCGCGCGGCGTATGCTGATTGCCGCTTCAGAAGATATAGGTAACGCCAACCCGACCGCTATGGTCGTCGCGCTTAATTGCTTTCAGGCCGTGAATGCGATTGGCTACCCCGAAGCGCGCATCGTGCTCGCGCAAGCAGCCACCTATCTCGCAACTTCACCCAAGAGCAACGCGGCGTATGCGGCGATCAATAAAGCGCAAGAGGTTGTACGCGAGACAGGCAATCTGCCAGTACCGTTGCACCTGCGCAATGCACCGACAAGTTTGATGAAAGATATCGGCTACGGCCAGGGTTATGAATATGCGCACGACAAGGCGGGCAATTTCTCGCCGCAAGAGTACCTGCCCGAGGCGCTGAGTGGTAAGAAGCTCTATGATCCGGGCAATAACGCGCGCGAACGCGAGATTCGCGAGGCGCTAAAAAAGATCTGGGGCGACAAATACGGATATTGACTTGTGAAGCAGTTAACGCTTATCATTCATCTTTTGCGCTGGTTCGGCGGCAACCCCGTCGCGCTCAGCATTGTCATCAGCTGCATTCTGATCGAAATGGGGTTCAACTCGTTTATACCCATCGCATTCAGCAAGTTAATCGATGATGGTATTACGGCGCGCAGCAGCGTCGCCATGGCGAATATTCTTCTTCTGCTCGGCGTCGCGACAGTCGTTGCAATGGCTGCAGGTATGCTCGCTGATTATACGCATGCAAGAATGTTCACCGATGTCGTCGCCAGAATTCGCCAGCGCCTGTATGAACGCCTGCAACATCTGTCGTCTTCATACTTTCTCAAAAAGCCTGCGGGCGATATTGCGGCGCGCTTTTCGACTGACATGGCAGCAGTCGAGCACACGTTTCAAACCTGGCTCCCCTGGGGTTGGAAACCCGTTTTCGATATGATCGGTTACAATGGTGTCATGTTCTGGGTCGACTGGCGCCTGGCGCTGTTTGCACAACTGGTATGGCCGATGAGCCTTTTGGGCCCGCGCATTTTCGCACCCAAGGCGCGCGGTGCTGCCGAGCTGCGTAAGCAGCGAGAGGGCGAAGTTCTGAACGCCGTCGATGAGGCAACTTCGGGCCGGTACGTTGTGCGCGCATTCGGTCTCGAAGACTTTATGCGCAAACGCTTCGCCGAAAAACTCAAGGCGCTCGCGGCCACTGCGCTCAGGGGTGCCTTTTTTACCGCAGCGCTCGAACGCTCGTCGAGCATCGGCATCTATCTTCTGCAGATTGGTATTCTAGCCATAGGGGGATCTATGGCGTTCAGCGGCGCGATTTCGCTTGGCGGTCTCGTCGCCTTCTACACAGTTTTCACCGCGTTCTCAGCCTCTCTTTATTATCTCGCACAATATTCGGGCTCGATTATTAACTCGGCCGCCGGTCTCACCCGCATTGAGCAGATTCTGAATGAGCAGTCGACTCTGCCAGAAATTCGTTTCGCGCCCGAACTGCCACCGTTCAACGAGCAGATCGACTTCAAGAATTTCAGCTATGGCATCGACGGGCAGCGCCGTATTCTTAGAAATATCTCACTCACTATCAAAAACCATGAATTTGTCGCAATCGTCGGCCCGTCGGGCGCGGGCAAAAGCCTCTTGGTGCAGGCAATGATGCGCATGTTCGACCCGATCGAAGGTTCTGTAGAAATCGATGGCCACGACCTGCGCCAGGTCACCCGCGATTCGATCACACGGCACAGCGCCGTCGTCTTTCAAGAATCATTTCTTTTTAATACGAGCGTGCGCGAGAACGTGAGGCTAGGCCGCCTCAATGCGACGCAGCTTGAAATTGAAACCGCCTGCCGCGAGGCGGGCATACACGAAGATATTCTGGCGATGCCGCAGGGTTACGACTCACCGGTAGGTGAGAAAGGCGCATTTTTGTCGGGCGGGCAGAAGCAGCGTTTGGCAATTGCGCGCGCGCTGGTGAGAAATCCCCGCATTCTTTTTCTCGATGAAGCAACTTCGTCACTCGACCCGGGCACCGAGCTCGAAATTTTTGAGACGCTCGAACGCGTGCGTAAGGGCAGAACCGTGATTGCGGTGACGCACCGGCTCGCACTCGCGGCGCGCTGCGACCGCGTTTTGGTCATCAAGGCAGGTAAACTTGCCGAACAGGGTAAGCACGCTGAACTTCTGCAGTTGAACGGCGTCTATGCGACGCTCTGGCGCAGGCAGCACCCGTCAACCTGAAGCGGGTCTGCGAAAATGCATGACACGCTGCAGTTGCTCAGTTTGCTGGGTTCAATACTTTAAGAGGATCTACCCTTGAAACCAAACATTGCCCACCCGATGAGCAAGCTGCTGATCTTGTTCTGCGTTTTCAGTGCAACAAACCTGCAGGCGAAACCCGCAGCCGACGGCAGTCTCATCGTGATTGCGAAGGGCTCAGCAGAAATCTTGGGAGGCGATAAAACTGCTGCGCAAGAAGCGGCGCGCCATGCCGCGCTGAAAACAGCGGTCGAAGAGACGATTGGCTATTACGTCACCTCGCGGTCAGATACCGAAGACTTCACGCTCGCGTACAGCCGGGTGGTCACGCATGCCGGCGGGCTCGTGCAGGTGCTGCGTACGCTGAACGAAACGACGACTGCAGAGAGCGTCACTGTCACGCTTGAAGTCGCAGTCAGCCCCATGCCGCTGATGGAGATTATTAAACAGAATGGCATTATGCGCGAATGGCGCGTCATGGTTATCATACCCGAGACGCATATTCGCAGCACGGTACCTGACCCTGCTGGCGAGACTGAATTTATACGCCAGTTTGGTGAAGCGGGTTTTAAGGTGATAGACCCTGCTACCTATGCAGCGATGCGCAAAGCCGATGCGGCAATCTTCAAATCGGCCGGCGAACGCGTTAAGTTCATGCGCCGAACAGGCGCCGACATTCTCATCATGGGCGAGGCGTTCAGCGAAACCGCGCAAGATGCCTCTGGCGGGTTAATGCGCGGCATGGCAGCCTGCAATGCGCGCGTCGAGGCAAAAGCCGTGGCGTCAGACACGGGAGAAATATTCTACGCAGACGGCCTCAATTCAAGGGTGCCGGCGCTGCACACCTCTGAATTCGTCGCAGGCAAGAAGGCAATTCAAGATACCGCCCGTGACCTCGCGCCGAAGTTTATTCAGAAACTGATCTTTCGGCTGTCAGGTCTGCAAAGGCCGGTAACGCTTGCCATAGAAGGCATCGCTGACATTCAGCAGGCGAAACGGTTCGAAACTGTACTTTCGCGCCTGCGCGGTGTTCGCAAAATTCGTCGCGAACACTTTGCTCCAGGTGAATTGGTGGTCGAACTCGATGTGCCGTCATTATCGGCCGATGCGCTCGCCGGGCGATTGCCGGCTTCGATCGATGGGCGAAGAATCGTGGTTGTCGGCGCCGCGAAGCATTTGATCAGAGCTGCAGTCAAATAACATGCGTACTCCGTTACACTTATTAATCCTCATTGTGGCGATTGCTGGCCTGCAGGCGTGCCGCAACAGCATGGAGGTTGTCATCTCAAAGCATGTCGACCCAACGACGATCAAACGCGTCGCCATCTTTAAGATGGATCGCCTCAGCTACCGCGAAAACGACAAGATCTCTGACCTGTTGATTCATGAATTTCTGCGGCTCGGTTATGACGTGGTCGAACGCACTGAGCTTGAGCGCCTCGTCAAAGAACAGAAACTCGGCGCTTCGGGTTTCGTCGACCCGAACAAGGCCGTCGAAATCGGCAAGCTCGCGGGCGCCGACTCGATCGTCATTGGTTCGGGCGCGCTTGCCGAGAAAGAAAAAGACGTGCTGAAATATTTCGTCATTAAGATCGTCGATTTGAAATCAGGTTCGGTGGTTGTCACCGCGAGCCTGCGCAACGAAGAAAGTATAAAGAACGCGATTGGCGATCTCTCGGCCGCACTCAAGCGCAGCCTCGAAGACCACCAAAAAAGCCGATAGCAGATTATCTAATGAAGTCGGCGTAAGCGCTCAGAATTTTCGGTAGTTCTTTTTTCAGGCGCTCGGCCATGATCTTCTTGCCCTGGTCGTAAGGGTGTATACCGTCGGGCAGAAGCCTCTTGAAATTCTTCGCATCGACGTAAAAGTCGTGCGCGAAGTCGATGGTGACAAAACCCGCTTCGGCAATTTCATTGCGAAGCTCTTGCAGGCGCATTTCAGAATTTTGCCAGCCAAGAGGTATCGGCAGCCCGATGACTGGCATAATGCCTTTGGCCTTCAGAATTCGCGCCATGCGCTTGAGATTCGCCATCATCTCTTCAGTCGGCACGCTGTGAAAGACGTCGTTCGTGCCCCCCATGATGATGCAGATTGCTGGTTTTGCGTCGAGCACGTCGCGCTCGAGCCGGTTCGACATTTCGCCGAGAGTCTGCCCGCTGATGCCACGGTTGATAATCTTCACACCGGTGTCGCGGCTGACAATCTCAGTCCACGAGCGCCCGTTGGGGTAACCCCAGGTGATCGAATCGCCGAGCGCCACAATTGTCAGCGTCTCAGGTGTCAGTTCGGGCGAGCTGTTCACGGGATACAAAAAGGGAAATAGAATAAACACAAATGTTGAGGCCCTGAATAAATACTGGGTCGTTAAACGCATTTCAACTTTATCTCCGCACGCTAAAAATGATCGGTTTTGCACGGTGCACCATTGACACAGGGCGTCAAGCAGAAGCAACCTTGCTGATCGGGCCCGAGGGCGGCCCGTTAGATTATCGGACTCTGGGGTAGAAGCCCGTGAACAGTTAATTCAGCGCCTGGCGAATGATGTATAGAGCAGGATTTATTAACGATACGAGGTTGCATGCCGGGGCACATTTTTTGCTGCCGCTGTGAGGCACAATACAGACGTGATGCGCCGCCCTATGCCGCGAATAAATACCATCTTGTTTATCTGCGCCACACCTCTCTGTCTTTTGGCGTGCTCGAGCTGGGGTAAATTCTGGGTGCCCGGCGAAGGCGCCAAAATCACTGCCTATTCGATTCCCGCAATCGGCGCGACGGGCATCATCACCGGCACGCAGATCAGCGTGATAGCGCCCACGCTGACAACACTTTCGCCGCAGGTGGCAACCTTCACGACGACTGGCCAAAGTGTCAGCGTCGCCGGCGTGCCCCAGACAAGCGGAGTGACGAGCAATGACTATGCATCGCCTCTTTTCTACACAGTCACGGCAGCCGACGGCTCAAAAAAAACATACACCGTGACGCTGACCGCACCGCGCAGTTATGGCGGCAGCTCGCTGCGGCTGTGGTTGCGCGCCGACTCACTCGCGCTCGGCGATGGTGCCGACATCGCCAACTGGAACGACGAGAGCGGCACAGCCAACCACATGGGACAGGCTACCCTCGGGCAGAGACCGATCTACAGAACTAATCGCGTGAACGGCATGCCAGTTGCGAGTTTCACAGACGCGGCCAATTCGACGATGTCTGGGCCAGACACGAATATTAACGACCAGAGCAACGGTTCGCTTTTTATTGTTATCGCCGTAACGGCTGACACGAGTCTTCGCAATATTCTAACGTTGCATGGCCCACAGGGCAGGGCGTTCGACCTGACCAACGGCCCGCCGACTTCATTTATTCAGGGACGCAACGGCGCAGGCTACAATTTCACTTCGGCCCTTGATTTTGGACTGAATAATTTTATCGCCATAGGCAGCGTGCAGGTGGCGGCAATAAGCGTTAACGAAATCTGGAATGGCGATGAAAAGACATCGTCAGGTCTAACATACGCAACTTATGACACTAATGGAAGCGGGTCGAATGCGAATTATGTTTCAAACGGCAATCTCGAAGCAGACATTGCAGAAATTCTGTACTTCGATGCCGCGCTCTCGCAAACAGAACAAGACAAGGTGTTCTGCTATCTGAATACAAAGTACAACCTCGCGTCAACGCGACGGGTTTGTGATAGCTAGCCGCGCTGCGAGCCTGACGTCGAATGAGGCTTTACGCTGACGTCGATGGTTTCGCAATGCGGTTGAAAGCTCAATCAGCCCCTCTGAAGCTAAAACGAATGAATCTATTCAGCGGTATTCCCTTATTCATCATTTTTGTCGGCCTGTCGGTGCTGCACGTCTATTGGGCCTTTGGCGGCCGCTGGGGCAGCGAATCTGTCTTACCCACCAAAGATATGAATACCGTTCGACCGATGCCTGGCGCGCTGCCCACGTTGATCGTCGCTGCCGGATTATTGTTGTTTGCCTGCATGGTGTTTGCTCGAATGGCTTCAATACGCTTGCCTGTATTGTCTGATGTTTTTCTCAGTTGTTCAATGTGGTTAATCTTCTCAATATTTCTATTGCGAGCCATCGGTGATTTCAGGTATTTTGGCCTCTTCAAAAGAGTCAGGCATACGAAATTTGGCATCAATGACACAAGATTCTTTACGCCTCTTTGCCTGTTAATTGCAGTTCTAGCTTTGCTGTTGGGGTTGCAATGACAACAAAGGTAGCAAAGCGCATCGCGATCTTAACCTCAGGAGGCGACGTGCCAGGCCTCAATGCCTGCATTCGCGCCGTGGCTTTGGCTGCTGAACGGTCGGGTTTCAGCATTGTGGGTGTCGCGCACGGCTATGACGGGCTCATTGATGGCGAGTTTCTGCACCTTGAGACCGAGGTGCTTCGCGCCGCAGTGCCACGCGGCGGTACAATACTGCGTTCGGCGCGCAGCAAGCGTTTCACAACAGCTGAAGGGCGAGCCGAAGCGGCTAAACAACTGCGCGCAGCGCACATTGACAGCCTCGTCGTCATCG
The sequence above is a segment of the Turneriella parva DSM 21527 genome. Coding sequences within it:
- a CDS encoding ABC transporter ATP-binding protein, which codes for MKQLTLIIHLLRWFGGNPVALSIVISCILIEMGFNSFIPIAFSKLIDDGITARSSVAMANILLLLGVATVVAMAAGMLADYTHARMFTDVVARIRQRLYERLQHLSSSYFLKKPAGDIAARFSTDMAAVEHTFQTWLPWGWKPVFDMIGYNGVMFWVDWRLALFAQLVWPMSLLGPRIFAPKARGAAELRKQREGEVLNAVDEATSGRYVVRAFGLEDFMRKRFAEKLKALAATALRGAFFTAALERSSSIGIYLLQIGILAIGGSMAFSGAISLGGLVAFYTVFTAFSASLYYLAQYSGSIINSAAGLTRIEQILNEQSTLPEIRFAPELPPFNEQIDFKNFSYGIDGQRRILRNISLTIKNHEFVAIVGPSGAGKSLLVQAMMRMFDPIEGSVEIDGHDLRQVTRDSITRHSAVVFQESFLFNTSVRENVRLGRLNATQLEIETACREAGIHEDILAMPQGYDSPVGEKGAFLSGGQKQRLAIARALVRNPRILFLDEATSSLDPGTELEIFETLERVRKGRTVIAVTHRLALAARCDRVLVIKAGKLAEQGKHAELLQLNGVYATLWRRQHPST
- a CDS encoding asparaginase domain-containing protein produces the protein MIRILATGGTLDVDSIDEGDVYYFQESYVPKILAQCRNEADIVVETLFLKDSLYLTDLDRQQILQHAKTCDELKIVVTHGTDTMVETATVLGAADIAKTIVLTGAIVPYMAPESDATFNLGFALACAQTLAPGVYIAMNGKIFAWNNVRKNQQLKVFEPLR
- a CDS encoding GDSL-type esterase/lipase family protein produces the protein MFILFPFLYPVNSSPELTPETLTIVALGDSITWGYPNGRSWTEIVSRDTGVKIINRGISGQTLGEMSNRLERDVLDAKPAICIIMGGTNDVFHSVPTEEMMANLKRMARILKAKGIMPVIGLPIPLGWQNSEMRLQELRNEIAEAGFVTIDFAHDFYVDAKNFKRLLPDGIHPYDQGKKIMAERLKKELPKILSAYADFIR
- a CDS encoding CsgG/HfaB family protein; the protein is MRTPLHLLILIVAIAGLQACRNSMEVVISKHVDPTTIKRVAIFKMDRLSYRENDKISDLLIHEFLRLGYDVVERTELERLVKEQKLGASGFVDPNKAVEIGKLAGADSIVIGSGALAEKEKDVLKYFVIKIVDLKSGSVVVTASLRNEESIKNAIGDLSAALKRSLEDHQKSR
- a CDS encoding DUF3995 domain-containing protein, coding for MNLFSGIPLFIIFVGLSVLHVYWAFGGRWGSESVLPTKDMNTVRPMPGALPTLIVAAGLLLFACMVFARMASIRLPVLSDVFLSCSMWLIFSIFLLRAIGDFRYFGLFKRVRHTKFGINDTRFFTPLCLLIAVLALLLGLQ
- a CDS encoding replication-associated recombination protein A — encoded protein: MKPGAPLAERMRPKSLAEYVGQKHLVGEGAVLRRAVESKTLPSIILWGPPGVGKTTLANILAVELKRPFYSLSAINSGVKDIREVIEKASGGGLFTEKPVLFIDEIHRFSKSQQDSLLGAVETGKITLIGATTENPSFEVISALLSRCQVYILKNLDEADLLRLLHTAMEKDSFLKTKRIQLAETAALFRLSGGDARRLLNVFELVIDNLIGDPQVTDKVVLEIVQQNPVLYDKAGDNHYDIISAFIKSIRGSDPNGAVYWLARMVEGGEDALFIARRMLIAASEDIGNANPTAMVVALNCFQAVNAIGYPEARIVLAQAATYLATSPKSNAAYAAINKAQEVVRETGNLPVPLHLRNAPTSLMKDIGYGQGYEYAHDKAGNFSPQEYLPEALSGKKLYDPGNNAREREIREALKKIWGDKYGY